From Cognatishimia activa, one genomic window encodes:
- a CDS encoding OmpH family outer membrane protein, whose product MTSVLKALIITIGMCLMPIVADAQSRSLPASSVLIIDSERLFLESDFGKRVVAEQQAETALLAAEYRRIEAELSQEELALTQKRPDMTPEDFRKVADAFDERVETIRTTQERREVELAAWGEQERQRFIQLLRPVFETVLSERGAVVVMEKRTVFASSSALDVTQIVLEQANLMLGDGAQQTEDSETNEN is encoded by the coding sequence GTGACATCTGTACTGAAGGCCCTGATAATAACGATTGGCATGTGCCTCATGCCAATCGTCGCTGATGCGCAATCGCGAAGCCTTCCTGCGAGTTCCGTTCTAATTATTGATAGCGAAAGACTGTTTTTGGAGTCTGACTTCGGCAAACGAGTTGTGGCCGAGCAGCAAGCAGAAACGGCGCTTCTTGCCGCGGAATATCGACGCATTGAGGCAGAGCTATCCCAGGAGGAACTCGCGCTTACACAAAAGCGTCCTGATATGACACCTGAGGATTTCCGAAAGGTGGCTGACGCCTTTGATGAGCGCGTAGAAACCATACGCACAACGCAGGAACGACGCGAAGTTGAACTCGCTGCATGGGGAGAGCAAGAGCGTCAGAGGTTCATCCAATTGCTGAGACCAGTGTTTGAGACGGTTCTGAGCGAGAGAGGAGCCGTGGTTGTGATGGAGAAACGTACAGTGTTCGCATCTAGCAGCGCGCTTGATGTGACCCAGATTGTCCTTGAGCAGGCCAACCTGATGTTGGGCGATGGTGCCCAGCAAACCGAAGACAGTGAAACAAACGAAAACTAA
- the fabZ gene encoding 3-hydroxyacyl-ACP dehydratase FabZ, with the protein MSESLKSADIHLIQRIIPHRYPFLLVDKVVDIDGYQTATGIKNVTMNEPHFQGHFPGNPIMPGVTIIEAMAQTAAIMVGTELGMEDKNMQVYFMAIDKCKFRRMVVPGDVLEMKLTTVRGKPGGKVWKFSGVAEVEGEMAAEAEFTAMMELPKA; encoded by the coding sequence ATGAGCGAATCTTTGAAATCCGCCGACATCCATCTGATCCAACGGATAATCCCACATCGTTATCCTTTCCTGCTGGTAGACAAAGTGGTTGATATTGACGGCTACCAAACCGCGACCGGCATCAAGAATGTCACCATGAACGAGCCGCATTTTCAGGGCCATTTCCCGGGCAACCCGATTATGCCAGGTGTGACCATCATCGAAGCAATGGCGCAGACCGCAGCGATCATGGTGGGCACGGAACTTGGTATGGAAGACAAGAACATGCAGGTCTATTTCATGGCCATCGACAAGTGCAAATTCCGCCGCATGGTGGTGCCGGGCGATGTGCTGGAGATGAAACTGACAACTGTGCGTGGCAAGCCCGGCGGCAAGGTCTGGAAGTTCTCAGGTGTGGCGGAAGTTGAAGGTGAAATGGCCGCAGAGGCTGAATTCACCGCGATGATGGAATTGCCGAAGGCCTAA
- the lpxA gene encoding acyl-ACP--UDP-N-acetylglucosamine O-acyltransferase produces the protein MAISPEAEVHVSAVIEDGASIAAGCKVGPFCVVGPKVVLHAGVELKSHAIVIGDTEIGEDSVVFSFAVIGEIPQDLKFKGEASKLVIGKRNRIREHVTMNCGTEGGGGLTKIGDDGLFMAGCHVAHDAQIGDRVILVNSVAVAGHCIIEDDVIVGGLSGVHQFVRIGRGAIIGAVCMVTNDVIPYGLVQGPRGQLDGLNLVGLKRRGVPREDISALRKAFQELGNGEGSFQERSKRVGENAESDYVKEIIDFVLGESDRSYLTPQ, from the coding sequence ATGGCAATTTCCCCCGAAGCTGAGGTCCATGTATCCGCGGTCATAGAAGATGGCGCAAGCATTGCTGCAGGCTGCAAAGTTGGCCCGTTCTGCGTTGTGGGACCCAAAGTCGTACTGCACGCGGGCGTCGAGCTCAAATCTCATGCCATCGTGATCGGTGATACTGAGATCGGTGAAGACAGTGTTGTTTTCAGCTTCGCCGTGATTGGAGAGATCCCGCAGGATCTGAAGTTCAAAGGTGAGGCGAGCAAGCTCGTCATCGGCAAGCGCAACCGTATCCGCGAACATGTGACGATGAACTGTGGCACCGAGGGCGGTGGCGGCTTGACCAAAATCGGAGACGATGGGCTCTTTATGGCCGGATGCCATGTTGCGCATGACGCACAAATCGGGGATCGGGTTATTCTGGTGAATTCGGTCGCCGTGGCGGGGCACTGTATCATTGAGGATGATGTGATTGTCGGCGGTCTGTCAGGTGTGCACCAGTTTGTTCGTATAGGCCGTGGCGCCATCATTGGCGCGGTTTGCATGGTGACAAACGACGTGATCCCGTATGGCCTCGTGCAGGGTCCTCGTGGGCAGCTTGATGGCTTGAACCTCGTGGGTCTGAAGCGCCGTGGTGTGCCGCGCGAGGATATCTCTGCCCTGCGCAAGGCGTTCCAAGAACTGGGCAACGGCGAAGGCTCTTTCCAGGAGAGAAGCAAGCGTGTTGGCGAAAACGCCGAGAGCGACTACGTCAAAGAAATCATTGATTTTGTACTGGGCGAAAGCGATCGCTCCTATCTGACGCCTCAATAA
- a CDS encoding LpxI family protein — MGRLAIISAKGLLPVELARAVPDALIVTLKGVAHDQSGPVHEHQFEKLGALFVDLKSEGVTEVVFAGAMSRPKLDPADFDDFMQATAPRLMAAFGAGDDALLRLVVSLFEENGLSVRGAHEILEITAKTGLIAGPAPDETALKDAQRGTEILSVISSLDVGQGAVVAGGLCLGIETLQGTDAMLSFVAETPEHLRRAKGVFVKAPKAGQDLRVDMPAIGPDTIRNVAQAGLAGVALAAGRVLVLDREVSLKLAEDLGVFIYGLEDL; from the coding sequence ATGGGGCGTCTTGCCATCATCTCGGCCAAGGGGCTGCTGCCAGTGGAACTGGCGCGCGCCGTGCCTGACGCTTTGATTGTCACGCTGAAAGGCGTAGCTCATGATCAAAGCGGACCAGTGCATGAACACCAGTTTGAAAAGCTTGGCGCGTTGTTTGTGGATTTGAAATCCGAAGGTGTAACTGAAGTTGTTTTTGCTGGGGCTATGTCGCGGCCAAAGCTAGATCCTGCGGACTTTGATGATTTCATGCAGGCCACTGCGCCGCGGCTGATGGCAGCCTTCGGTGCGGGGGATGATGCGCTGTTGCGTTTGGTTGTCTCTCTTTTTGAAGAAAATGGTCTCTCGGTTCGTGGTGCACATGAGATTTTGGAAATCACCGCCAAGACAGGTCTGATCGCAGGCCCTGCGCCGGATGAAACCGCGTTGAAAGATGCTCAACGAGGCACAGAGATTCTGTCGGTCATCTCTTCGCTAGACGTCGGGCAGGGTGCTGTTGTTGCTGGTGGGCTCTGCTTGGGAATTGAAACGCTTCAGGGCACCGATGCAATGTTGAGCTTTGTCGCTGAAACCCCAGAGCATCTGCGCCGCGCTAAGGGCGTTTTTGTCAAAGCCCCAAAGGCTGGCCAAGACCTGCGCGTTGATATGCCCGCCATCGGGCCTGACACCATCAGGAACGTTGCACAGGCGGGCCTCGCCGGTGTTGCGCTTGCTGCGGGTCGGGTTTTGGTGCTGGATCGCGAGGTATCGCTTAAACTTGCTGAGGATCTGGGCGTCTTTATCTACGGATTGGAGGACCTTTAA
- the lpxB gene encoding lipid-A-disaccharide synthase: protein MKVYLIAGELSGDKLGASLMQGLKALYQGDLEFHGVGGPLMEAEGLCSQFPMQELSVMGIAEVLPKYFHLKRRIKECAEAVASLQPEVMITIDSPDFCLRVAKLVKAASDIRTVHYVAPSVWAWRPGRADKMAKHIDQVLALLPFEPPYMEAAGMRCDFVGHPVVSEPVATVDEAMDFRAVHGIEEAPLALILPGSRKSEVSRLLPIFLPAIEALQSARPDLRFVLPTTGPVAEMVKEQVAAMAHPPVILDPTGQDIEDFAAKKRAAFKAADVALAASGTVSLELAASETPMVIAYDVSPISRMIFKRMLKIDTVTLANLITDTRIIPEHLAENCTVENIVPSVLSVLDAPDAQLKVVRDTMVKLGQGGEDPGLRAAKAVLDGLA, encoded by the coding sequence ATGAAGGTCTATTTGATCGCTGGTGAGCTGTCTGGCGATAAACTTGGGGCCTCTCTGATGCAGGGGCTGAAGGCGCTTTATCAGGGCGATCTGGAGTTTCATGGTGTCGGTGGCCCATTGATGGAGGCCGAGGGACTGTGCAGTCAATTCCCGATGCAAGAGCTTTCTGTGATGGGCATTGCAGAGGTTCTGCCGAAATACTTCCATTTGAAACGCCGCATCAAGGAATGCGCTGAGGCCGTTGCAAGTTTGCAGCCCGAAGTGATGATCACCATTGATAGCCCGGATTTCTGTCTTCGCGTGGCGAAGCTAGTGAAGGCAGCAAGCGATATACGCACGGTGCACTACGTGGCCCCATCAGTTTGGGCTTGGCGTCCCGGACGCGCTGACAAGATGGCCAAGCACATCGACCAGGTGCTCGCCCTTTTGCCGTTTGAGCCGCCCTACATGGAAGCCGCAGGCATGCGGTGTGATTTCGTTGGCCATCCGGTCGTATCAGAACCAGTGGCGACAGTGGATGAGGCGATGGATTTTCGCGCAGTACATGGGATTGAAGAGGCTCCGCTGGCTTTGATCCTACCGGGAAGCCGCAAAAGCGAAGTCTCGCGCCTGCTGCCGATCTTTTTGCCTGCCATCGAGGCTCTGCAATCTGCGCGACCTGATCTGCGCTTTGTGCTGCCAACAACTGGCCCCGTGGCAGAGATGGTCAAAGAACAGGTTGCGGCTATGGCCCATCCGCCGGTGATCCTTGATCCAACCGGTCAGGACATCGAGGACTTCGCAGCCAAGAAACGCGCGGCTTTCAAAGCTGCTGACGTGGCGCTTGCCGCATCGGGGACGGTGTCTCTGGAACTCGCGGCTTCCGAAACGCCAATGGTCATTGCCTATGACGTCAGCCCGATCAGCCGCATGATTTTCAAACGGATGCTCAAGATCGACACGGTGACCTTGGCGAACCTGATCACAGATACTCGGATCATCCCGGAGCATCTTGCTGAGAATTGTACTGTTGAGAACATCGTGCCGAGTGTCCTGAGTGTCCTGGACGCACCTGATGCGCAGCTGAAGGTCGTACGAGATACGATGGTTAAGCTTGGACAAGGTGGAGAAGACCCGGGATTGCGGGCGGCCAAAGCTGTGCTGGATGGGTTGGCGTAG
- the mnmA gene encoding tRNA 2-thiouridine(34) synthase MnmA, with protein sequence MALDETHPINSLGFAKPPSETRVVVAMSGGVDSSVVAAKLADEGYDVVGVTLQLYDHGAALAKKGACCAGIDIHDARRVAEEKGFPHYVLDYENIFQDAVIDEFADSYLAGATPVPCIRCNERVKFKDLLETAKDLDADCMATGHYIQRKVGEYGPELHSAENPSKDQSYFLFSTTPDQLAYLRFPLGHLPNKEATRALAAEYGLSVADKPDSQDICFVPNGDYASVIEKLRPGAAEPGDIVDHEGNVRGQHNGVLHYTIGQRRGLGIGGLSEPLYVVKLDVENKQVIVGPKSMLATRTVPVREINWLGDEPFESQKEWHLSVKVRSTRPPREAIVRPTGPTTAEVELLTPEEGVSPGQACVFYASEGSRIFGGGWIWKG encoded by the coding sequence ATGGCCCTAGACGAAACACATCCGATCAACTCGCTTGGATTCGCGAAACCGCCGTCAGAGACGCGCGTTGTTGTCGCCATGTCTGGTGGCGTGGACAGCTCAGTTGTGGCCGCCAAACTGGCAGACGAAGGCTATGACGTGGTCGGCGTGACCCTGCAGCTTTATGACCACGGGGCGGCCTTGGCCAAGAAAGGTGCCTGCTGCGCTGGCATCGATATCCATGACGCGCGCCGCGTGGCCGAGGAAAAAGGCTTTCCACATTACGTTCTGGACTACGAGAACATCTTCCAGGACGCGGTGATCGACGAATTTGCTGACAGCTATTTGGCCGGCGCCACTCCGGTGCCCTGCATTCGCTGCAATGAACGTGTGAAGTTCAAAGACCTGCTGGAAACGGCCAAGGACCTGGATGCGGATTGCATGGCAACGGGCCATTACATCCAGCGCAAGGTTGGCGAATACGGCCCAGAGCTGCATTCCGCTGAGAATCCCAGCAAAGACCAGAGCTATTTTCTGTTCTCCACGACGCCCGATCAGCTGGCCTATCTGCGTTTCCCACTGGGGCACTTGCCTAACAAAGAAGCGACACGTGCACTGGCAGCAGAATACGGTCTGTCGGTTGCGGATAAACCTGACAGTCAAGACATCTGCTTTGTCCCGAACGGGGACTATGCGTCAGTAATTGAGAAGCTGCGTCCTGGCGCTGCTGAACCCGGTGATATTGTCGATCACGAGGGCAATGTGCGCGGTCAACATAACGGTGTTTTGCACTACACCATCGGCCAGCGCCGTGGACTTGGTATCGGCGGTCTGTCTGAACCACTTTACGTCGTGAAGCTGGATGTCGAAAACAAACAGGTAATCGTTGGCCCGAAAAGCATGCTGGCGACACGCACCGTTCCGGTGCGTGAAATCAACTGGCTGGGTGATGAGCCGTTTGAGAGCCAAAAAGAATGGCATCTTTCGGTGAAAGTCCGCTCGACACGTCCTCCACGCGAAGCGATTGTGCGCCCAACCGGACCAACTACGGCAGAAGTCGAACTGCTGACACCCGAAGAAGGCGTCTCTCCGGGGCAGGCTTGCGTGTTCTATGCTTCCGAAGGCAGCCGCATCTTTGGCGGCGGCTGGATTTGGAAAGGCTGA
- a CDS encoding DUF1153 domain-containing protein produces the protein MFLKKVEGRRAVTLQDGSVFSQADLPPRNTNRWVASRKAAVVRGVIYGLISQEDALERYALTEEEFLEWLKAIRTHGEDGLKTTALQKYRQL, from the coding sequence ATGTTTTTAAAGAAGGTGGAAGGCCGCCGTGCGGTGACCCTACAGGATGGATCTGTGTTCTCTCAGGCGGATTTGCCTCCGCGCAATACAAATCGCTGGGTGGCGTCGAGAAAAGCGGCAGTTGTACGTGGGGTAATCTATGGTTTGATCAGTCAGGAAGATGCCCTGGAACGGTATGCGCTGACGGAAGAAGAGTTTCTGGAGTGGTTGAAAGCCATTCGGACCCATGGTGAGGACGGGCTCAAAACAACAGCGTTACAAAAATATAGACAACTTTAA
- the ctrA gene encoding response regulator transcription factor CtrA, whose translation MRVLLIEDDPATAKSIEMMLTHANLNVYATDLGEEGIDLAKLYDYDLILLDLGLPDMVGHEVLRQIRLARVETPILILSGADDTDSKLKGFGFGADDYLTKPFHREELVARIHAIIRRSKGHSQSIINTGRVAVNLDAKTADVDGKQVHLTGKEYQMLELLSLRKGTTLTKEMFLNHLYGGMDEPELKIIDVFICKLRKKLTEATGGENYIETVWGRGYVLRDPDPRVAEPEEPLALKAS comes from the coding sequence ATGCGCGTTTTATTGATTGAAGATGACCCGGCAACGGCGAAAAGCATTGAGATGATGCTGACCCACGCCAACCTAAACGTCTATGCGACGGACCTGGGAGAAGAGGGCATCGATCTCGCGAAACTCTATGATTACGATCTTATTTTGCTCGATTTAGGTCTGCCAGACATGGTGGGGCATGAGGTGCTGCGCCAAATTCGTTTGGCGCGGGTTGAGACACCGATATTGATCCTCTCCGGTGCAGATGACACGGATAGCAAACTTAAGGGATTTGGCTTTGGCGCAGATGATTATCTGACCAAACCTTTCCATCGCGAAGAATTGGTCGCACGCATTCACGCCATTATCCGTCGTTCTAAAGGACATTCGCAGTCGATTATCAACACGGGCCGAGTCGCGGTTAATCTGGATGCTAAAACCGCAGACGTAGATGGCAAACAGGTGCATTTGACCGGCAAAGAATATCAGATGCTAGAGCTGCTTTCTTTGCGCAAAGGTACGACACTGACCAAAGAGATGTTCCTGAACCATCTCTATGGCGGCATGGACGAGCCGGAACTTAAAATTATCGACGTTTTTATATGCAAGTTGCGCAAAAAGCTTACCGAAGCGACCGGTGGTGAGAACTACATCGAAACGGTTTGGGGGCGGGGCTATGTGCTGCGCGATCCCGATCCACGCGTGGCAGAACCTGAGGAACCCTTAGCGCTCAAAGCCTCCTGA
- the ligA gene encoding NAD-dependent DNA ligase LigA, which yields MTEEKDISRLTDSEARAELAKLAEQLAAANQAYHTNDAPDISDAEYDRLKRRNAAIEAAFPDLKRADSPTDQVGAQVADGFGKVTHAVAMLSLGNAFEDEDVTGFADRVRSFLGLPSAAPLEFTAEPKIDGLSLSLRYEDGKLVQAATRGDGATGENVTANALTISDIPHQIEGAPQILEVRGEVYMSHADFAALNERQEAAGDKAFANPRNAAAGSLRQLDSSITQSRPLKFFAYAWGDLSAPLAETQFEAVERLATLGFSTNPLTKKCNSARELISHYRSIEEQRATLGYDIDGVVYKVNDLALQSRLGFRSTTPRWAIAHKFAAETAWTRLEAIDIQVGRTGALSPVARLTPVTVGGVVVSNATLHNEDYIRGLDNKGEEIRGGKDIREGDWVQVYRAGDVIPKVADVDLSKRPADSKPYEFPPTCPECGSPAVREEGDSVRFCTGGMICPAQAKEKLKHFVARKAFDIEGLGAKQIEMFFDDETLPIKEPADIFTLAKRDEAQLTKLKNRMGWGEQSATNLFAAIEDKREIAFGRMLFSLGIRHVGETAAKDLALHFMEWDALVKGAETAREAAVAWRKADEAEETERHAAKAEGRSAKIKATRDATIAGCSVPITSTAAWQDMTGIDGIGATVGLSLTDAFANAQERAAIDRLVAELTIIPPEAPSKESPVAGKTVVFTGSLEKMTRAEAKARAEALGAKVAGSVSGKTDLLVAGPGAGSKAKKAADLGVETIDEDAWLALTEGL from the coding sequence ATGACAGAAGAAAAAGACATCTCACGGCTCACCGATTCTGAAGCCAGAGCTGAATTAGCGAAATTGGCGGAGCAGCTTGCTGCCGCCAATCAGGCTTATCACACCAATGATGCGCCTGATATTTCAGATGCCGAGTATGACCGGTTGAAACGTCGAAATGCTGCGATTGAAGCGGCATTTCCCGATCTAAAACGCGCAGATAGCCCAACTGACCAAGTGGGTGCACAGGTTGCCGATGGCTTTGGCAAAGTGACGCATGCGGTAGCCATGCTCTCACTTGGCAATGCCTTTGAAGACGAAGATGTGACGGGATTTGCCGACCGTGTGCGCAGTTTTCTCGGATTGCCTTCAGCGGCCCCGTTGGAGTTTACCGCAGAGCCAAAGATCGACGGGCTAAGCCTGTCTTTACGCTATGAAGACGGCAAACTTGTTCAGGCCGCTACGCGAGGTGATGGGGCGACGGGTGAGAATGTGACAGCCAATGCGCTGACCATCTCGGATATTCCTCATCAGATTGAGGGCGCACCACAGATTTTGGAGGTTCGCGGCGAAGTCTATATGAGCCACGCGGATTTTGCCGCGTTGAACGAGCGCCAAGAGGCTGCAGGTGATAAAGCTTTTGCAAACCCGCGCAACGCGGCTGCGGGATCGCTACGGCAACTGGACTCGTCGATTACTCAGTCTCGACCATTGAAATTCTTCGCCTATGCTTGGGGTGACCTTAGCGCTCCGCTCGCAGAGACGCAGTTTGAAGCGGTGGAGCGTCTTGCGACACTAGGGTTTTCAACCAACCCTTTGACAAAGAAATGCAATTCTGCACGCGAGTTGATCTCACACTATCGGTCAATCGAAGAACAGCGGGCGACGCTGGGCTATGACATCGACGGTGTTGTCTACAAGGTGAATGACCTGGCGCTGCAGAGCCGACTGGGGTTCCGGTCAACCACGCCTCGCTGGGCCATCGCCCATAAATTTGCTGCAGAGACCGCTTGGACCAGATTGGAAGCCATCGATATTCAGGTTGGGCGCACCGGGGCCTTATCACCTGTTGCACGGTTAACACCGGTGACCGTAGGGGGGGTCGTGGTTTCCAACGCGACGCTACACAACGAAGATTACATTCGTGGCTTGGACAACAAAGGCGAAGAAATTCGTGGTGGTAAAGATATCCGCGAAGGTGACTGGGTGCAGGTCTATCGCGCTGGTGATGTGATCCCGAAAGTGGCAGATGTGGACCTGAGCAAACGGCCTGCCGATTCAAAACCCTACGAATTCCCGCCGACTTGTCCTGAATGTGGAAGTCCCGCCGTCCGCGAAGAGGGGGATTCGGTTCGGTTCTGTACTGGCGGAATGATTTGTCCGGCGCAGGCCAAGGAAAAGCTGAAACATTTCGTGGCGCGTAAGGCCTTTGACATCGAAGGGTTGGGTGCCAAACAGATCGAGATGTTCTTTGACGATGAAACGCTGCCGATCAAAGAGCCTGCTGATATTTTCACGCTTGCAAAACGCGATGAGGCGCAGCTGACCAAGCTCAAAAACCGTATGGGCTGGGGTGAACAGAGTGCCACGAACCTCTTTGCGGCCATCGAAGACAAACGCGAGATTGCCTTTGGGCGGATGTTGTTTTCTCTTGGCATTCGCCATGTCGGAGAAACGGCGGCAAAAGATCTCGCGCTTCATTTCATGGAATGGGATGCTTTGGTGAAAGGCGCTGAGACTGCGCGCGAAGCGGCCGTTGCATGGCGGAAGGCAGATGAAGCTGAGGAGACCGAACGTCATGCGGCAAAGGCCGAAGGGCGTTCCGCCAAAATCAAAGCGACACGGGACGCCACCATTGCTGGCTGCAGTGTACCCATCACCTCAACCGCCGCTTGGCAGGACATGACCGGCATCGACGGGATTGGTGCCACGGTTGGTCTTTCTTTGACCGACGCTTTTGCCAACGCGCAAGAGCGTGCCGCCATCGACCGGCTGGTGGCGGAGTTGACGATCATTCCTCCTGAAGCACCCTCAAAAGAAAGCCCTGTGGCGGGCAAAACCGTTGTTTTCACCGGTAGTTTGGAAAAGATGACACGTGCCGAAGCCAAGGCGCGCGCTGAGGCGCTTGGCGCAAAAGTGGCGGGCTCTGTATCGGGCAAGACCGATCTACTGGTGGCAGGTCCGGGGGCAGGCTCCAAAGCCAAGAAAGCCGCTGATCTGGGTGTGGAAACCATCGATGAAGACGCATGGCTTGCGTTGACGGAAGGCCTGTGA